The DNA segment GCTCGGATCGATCGCGACCTGCAGCGCGATGGCGGCGGCGCCGCCCAGCAGGTAGAAGGCGATGAACCGCCCGCGGCCCATGCTGTCCTCGACGTTGTTGCCGAAGATCCACAGGAAGAGCATGTTGCCTGCGAGGTGCAGGATGCCGCCGTGCATGAACATCGAGGTCAGCAGCGTCAGCCACGTCGGCGGCAGATTCTCCGCGCCCTCGCCGCAGGCGATCTGCGTGCCGCCCCGCACCGGCACGCACTGCCGGCCCGGGTTGGTCACCTCGTAGGGGATCGCCCCGTAGTCCACCACGTTGCCCTGATCGGGGCCCTCGAAGATCGTGCCCTCCTGGAACAGGAAGTACATGACGACGTTGATCGCGATCAGCGCCAGCGTGATGACCGCGAAGCGGTCGGTGGGGATGTTGTCCTTGAGCGGCAACACGGGCGCGCGGAAGCCTACGTGCCGTGCCGTGCGTCACCGCCGGACGGCGGCCTCGAGCCACGAGCTCAGCTGGACGTGGTCGCCAGCGGGCCGTCGCCCGGCTCGCGCTGCGCGATGTGCTCGTCGGCGTGATAGGAGGAGCGCACGAGTGGGCCGGCGGCGATGTGCTCGAAGCCCAGGTCGTAGGCCGCGCGCTCCAGCGCAGCGAACTCGTCGGGGTGCCAGTAGCGCACGACCGGCAGGTGGTTCTCGGTGGGGCGCAGGTACTGGCCGACGGTGAGCACCTGGACGTCGTGCTCGCGGAGCTGGGCGAAGGCGTCGACCATCTCGTCGTGCGTCTCGCCCAGGCCGACCATCAGCCCGGACTTCGTGGTGACCGCGTCGTCGCCCAGCTCCTTGGCGGTGCGCAGCACGCGCAGGGAGCGCTCCCAGCGCGAGCCGCGGCGGGCCAGCGGGTACAGGCGCGGCACCACCTCGACGTTGTGGTTGAAGACGTCGGGGCGCTCGGCGATCACGCGCGCGAGCGGCATCTCGTGACCCTGGAAGTCGGGGGTGAGCACCTCGACCTTGCAGCGCGGCGCCTGGGCGCGCACCTGGCGGATGACGCCCACGAACGCGGCGGCGCCCTTGTCGGGCAGGTCATCGCGGTCGACCGAGGTGATGACCGCGTGGCGCAGGCCCATCTTCGCGATTGATCCCGCCACCCGCGCGGGCTCCAGGGTGTCGTTCCACGTCGGCTTGCAGGTCTTCACATCGCAGAACAAACAGCGGCGCGTGCACGTGTCGCCCAGAATCATGAACGTGGCCGTGCCGCGCTCCCAGCACTCGCCGACGTTGGGGCAGGCGGCCTCCTGGCAGACCGTGTGCAGGTTCTCCTCGTGGATGAGCCTGGTCAGCTCGCGGTAGCGCCGCCCGCCGGGCGGAGGGACCTTGAACCACGAGGGCTTGCGCGCGCGCA comes from the Actinomycetota bacterium genome and includes:
- a CDS encoding rhomboid family intramembrane serine protease, with the protein product MPLKDNIPTDRFAVITLALIAINVVMYFLFQEGTIFEGPDQGNVVDYGAIPYEVTNPGRQCVPVRGGTQIACGEGAENLPPTWLTLLTSMFMHGGILHLAGNMLFLWIFGNNVEDSMGRGRFIAFYLLGGAAAIALQVAIDPSSPVPTIGASGAVSAVLGGYILLYPRARVVTVVFIVIFFTVLELPALIVLGLWFLQQVAFGALDVVN
- the lipA gene encoding lipoyl synthase — translated: MTAGVPGPVAGKGIVVTGAAGWLGQNLVRALVGRRARVRCLVRRAEDGPLLEVLGPDVQPLRARKPSWFKVPPPGGRRYRELTRLIHEENLHTVCQEAACPNVGECWERGTATFMILGDTCTRRCLFCDVKTCKPTWNDTLEPARVAGSIAKMGLRHAVITSVDRDDLPDKGAAAFVGVIRQVRAQAPRCKVEVLTPDFQGHEMPLARVIAERPDVFNHNVEVVPRLYPLARRGSRWERSLRVLRTAKELGDDAVTTKSGLMVGLGETHDEMVDAFAQLREHDVQVLTVGQYLRPTENHLPVVRYWHPDEFAALERAAYDLGFEHIAAGPLVRSSYHADEHIAQREPGDGPLATTSS